A part of Melittangium boletus DSM 14713 genomic DNA contains:
- a CDS encoding DUF3592 domain-containing protein: MLYTGAMQLAIPQAPRQVPLTRVPGAVARLVRVVLLGLGLMAVVGVGVWALGRFVVEERTFLARAEPVDGQLMAMTLPSRDEREGAEARLEVVYTLGKVQYSAAGVRTRAEYAEGLGRGARVFLLVDPHAPDRPREAGYVRERAQALEFVPWGVGIGALIAVGLFFWELKRTLRAELDPLRKGMLVWLTPEGPLPESNREAFFPATYFKQDQKHTVRARLGPRRAPVRNGEKVLAAVLSSLPGQARVLDEELARRLGWVR; encoded by the coding sequence GTGCTGTATACCGGGGCCATGCAGCTCGCCATTCCCCAGGCTCCCCGTCAGGTTCCCCTCACGCGTGTTCCCGGTGCTGTCGCACGGCTCGTCCGGGTGGTGCTGCTGGGGCTCGGGCTGATGGCGGTGGTCGGGGTGGGTGTCTGGGCCCTGGGCCGCTTCGTGGTGGAGGAGCGGACCTTCCTCGCGCGCGCCGAGCCGGTGGATGGCCAGCTCATGGCCATGACCCTGCCTTCCAGGGACGAGCGCGAGGGCGCCGAGGCCCGGCTGGAGGTCGTCTATACCCTGGGGAAGGTCCAGTACTCGGCCGCCGGAGTGCGCACGCGCGCCGAATACGCCGAGGGTCTGGGCCGGGGGGCTCGCGTCTTCCTGCTGGTGGACCCCCATGCTCCGGATCGGCCCCGGGAGGCGGGCTATGTGCGTGAGCGTGCCCAGGCCCTGGAGTTCGTGCCGTGGGGGGTTGGCATTGGCGCGCTCATCGCCGTGGGCCTCTTCTTCTGGGAGCTCAAGCGCACGTTGCGCGCGGAGCTGGACCCCCTGCGCAAGGGAATGCTCGTGTGGCTCACGCCCGAGGGGCCCCTGCCGGAATCGAACCGGGAGGCGTTCTTTCCCGCCACCTACTTCAAGCAGGACCAGAAACACACGGTGCGTGCGCGTCTGGGCCCCCGCCGCGCCCCGGTGCGCAACGGAGAGAAGGTCCTGGCGGCGGTGCTGTCGTCCCTGCCGGGCCAGGCCCGCGTCCTCGATGAGGAACTGGCACGCCGTCTGGGCTGGGTCCGCTGA
- a CDS encoding two-component system sensor histidine kinase NtrB: protein MQGREQSWLKPGESLLRRLDVFLSPALRRNPPEELGRMRLLILIALVLMLLSLMTLMVVPISPQPWIHGPVSIFSLVMNSFALWLLRRRSTHEVSAMLVCSIIAVTLVFTFSASQWPYSASHAATMFLPALSVYLVGPRPGFFITLPVALFIAFVHPLRFTVFGDMPRPQAVQLWMLDTSAAFCMLGIWVVSWLHSSARTQANLAREQALRTLRESELELHNLIENTDDQVCSLDLEGRLIVANSAMRKAFQVRSGREPVSGETLFAPGTRQHEGILQLMARALGGQSVRIEDTFVHDTGQRETVEISFKPFFDQGGRPVGVTLFGRDVTKHKEAESKLTEVHRTLLDVSRKAGMAEVITGLLHNVGNTLNSINVSVSLVTERLRVSRVSGLLRATELLHAHRGSLGEFLDKDPRGQQLPSYLVAVSRQLVEEQQALLAEQRTLSDALEHVNSIISMQQQHARVSAPVEWVSVNQLIDDALRLHAVSLERSGVELHREYAELPPVMLDRHRLLQIVLNLLSNARHALLDHPRADKRLTVRIAPAPEDRLRIQVMDNGQGISPEHLSRIFTQGFTTKKDGHGFGLHTSALAAIEMGGGLTCDSPGPGQGATFTIDLPLHPPTTS, encoded by the coding sequence ATGCAGGGGCGGGAGCAATCATGGCTGAAACCGGGTGAGTCGCTGTTGCGCCGGCTGGACGTCTTCCTGTCGCCCGCGCTGCGGCGCAACCCCCCCGAGGAGCTGGGCCGCATGCGGCTGCTCATCCTCATCGCCCTCGTGCTGATGTTGCTCTCGCTGATGACGCTGATGGTCGTGCCCATCAGTCCCCAACCGTGGATCCACGGTCCGGTCTCGATCTTCTCGCTGGTGATGAATTCGTTCGCCTTGTGGCTGCTGCGCCGGCGCTCCACGCATGAGGTCTCGGCGATGCTCGTCTGTTCGATCATCGCCGTCACGCTGGTGTTCACCTTCTCCGCCAGCCAATGGCCCTACTCCGCCTCGCATGCGGCAACCATGTTCTTGCCCGCGCTGTCCGTCTACCTGGTCGGCCCGCGCCCGGGCTTCTTCATCACCCTGCCCGTCGCCCTGTTCATCGCCTTCGTCCACCCGCTGCGCTTCACGGTATTCGGGGACATGCCCCGCCCCCAGGCCGTGCAATTGTGGATGCTCGACACGTCCGCCGCCTTCTGCATGCTGGGCATCTGGGTGGTGAGCTGGTTGCACAGCTCGGCCCGGACCCAGGCGAACCTGGCGCGAGAGCAGGCGCTGCGCACGCTGCGCGAGAGCGAGCTCGAGCTGCACAATCTCATCGAGAACACCGACGACCAGGTGTGCTCGCTCGATCTGGAGGGACGGCTCATCGTCGCCAACTCGGCGATGCGCAAGGCCTTCCAGGTCCGGAGCGGCCGCGAGCCCGTGTCCGGGGAGACCCTCTTCGCCCCGGGCACCCGGCAGCATGAGGGAATCCTCCAGCTCATGGCGCGCGCGCTGGGCGGGCAGAGCGTGCGCATCGAGGACACCTTCGTCCATGACACCGGCCAGCGGGAAACGGTGGAGATCTCCTTCAAGCCCTTCTTCGACCAGGGCGGCCGGCCGGTGGGCGTCACGCTCTTCGGCCGGGACGTCACCAAGCACAAGGAGGCCGAGAGCAAGCTCACCGAGGTGCACCGCACCCTGTTGGACGTGTCACGCAAGGCGGGCATGGCCGAGGTGATCACGGGGCTGTTGCACAACGTGGGCAACACGCTCAACAGCATCAATGTCTCCGTGAGCCTCGTCACCGAGCGTCTGCGCGTCTCCCGTGTGAGCGGGCTGCTGCGCGCCACGGAGCTGCTGCACGCGCACCGGGGCTCGCTCGGGGAGTTCCTGGACAAGGATCCCCGGGGCCAACAGCTTCCCTCCTACCTCGTCGCCGTCTCCCGGCAGCTCGTCGAGGAGCAGCAGGCGCTGCTGGCCGAGCAACGCACGCTCTCCGATGCGCTGGAGCACGTGAACTCCATCATCAGCATGCAGCAGCAGCACGCGCGCGTATCCGCTCCGGTGGAGTGGGTGTCGGTGAACCAGCTCATCGACGACGCCCTGCGCCTGCATGCGGTGTCCCTCGAGCGCTCGGGGGTGGAGCTCCACCGCGAGTACGCCGAGCTGCCGCCGGTCATGCTGGACCGGCACAGGCTGCTGCAGATCGTGCTCAACCTGCTGAGCAACGCGCGCCATGCGCTGCTCGACCATCCCCGCGCCGACAAGCGGCTCACCGTGCGCATCGCCCCCGCCCCCGAGGATCGGCTGCGCATCCAGGTGATGGACAATGGCCAGGGCATCTCCCCGGAGCACCTGTCGCGCATCTTCACCCAGGGCTTCACCACCAAGAAGGATGGCCATGGCTTCGGGCTGCACACCAGCGCCCTGGCCGCCATTGAAATGGGCGGCGGCCTCACCTGCGACAGCCCCGGCCCAGGCCAGGGCGCCACCTTCACCATCGATCTCCCGCTCCATCCCCCCACGACCTCCTAG
- a CDS encoding DUF2891 domain-containing protein, translating into MASSSLLALVLTTLTAQATPPPDFDAAAAARFAELALGCVHREYPNKIAHVMSGDADARPPRELTPSFYGCYDWHSSVHGHWLLVRLARRYPEAPFASRARVAVARSLTPANIEAEARYLGAPGRVSFERPYGLAWLLQLAMELREWDDPQAREWSTTLRPLETLAAQRLREWLPKLSRPIREGEHDQTAFAFGLVLDWARGAGDTGMETLLVERVEAFYGKDRRGPLAYEPSGQDFLSPCLGEADLMRRVLPPARFATWLRDFLPDIPVKGQAPWLEPAVVTDPSDPKLAHLDGLNLSRAWMLEGILSGLPPTDKRRRALQETARRHREAGLQAVTGAHYEGGHWLGSFAVYLVTGRGLNQP; encoded by the coding sequence ATGGCGTCCTCTTCCCTTCTGGCCCTCGTCTTGACCACGCTCACCGCCCAGGCAACCCCTCCCCCGGATTTCGACGCAGCGGCCGCGGCCCGTTTCGCGGAGCTCGCGCTCGGGTGCGTCCACCGCGAATATCCGAACAAGATCGCGCACGTCATGAGCGGTGACGCGGACGCGCGCCCTCCCCGGGAGCTGACCCCCTCCTTCTATGGTTGCTATGACTGGCACTCCTCCGTCCACGGCCACTGGCTCCTGGTGAGGCTGGCGCGGCGCTACCCGGAGGCGCCCTTCGCCTCGCGCGCCCGGGTCGCGGTGGCCCGGAGCCTGACGCCCGCGAACATCGAGGCGGAGGCGCGCTACCTGGGTGCTCCGGGTCGCGTGTCCTTCGAGCGCCCCTATGGACTCGCGTGGTTGCTGCAACTGGCCATGGAGCTGCGGGAGTGGGACGATCCCCAGGCACGCGAGTGGTCCACCACGCTGCGCCCCCTGGAGACCCTCGCCGCCCAGCGCCTGCGCGAATGGCTTCCCAAGCTCTCGCGTCCCATCCGCGAGGGCGAGCATGACCAGACGGCCTTCGCCTTCGGACTCGTGCTGGACTGGGCGCGGGGGGCTGGAGACACGGGAATGGAAACCCTGCTCGTCGAGCGGGTGGAGGCCTTCTACGGAAAGGATCGCCGGGGTCCGCTCGCATATGAGCCCTCGGGGCAGGACTTCCTCTCGCCCTGCCTGGGCGAGGCCGATCTGATGCGGCGCGTCCTTCCCCCCGCGCGCTTCGCCACCTGGCTGCGCGACTTCCTGCCGGACATCCCCGTCAAGGGCCAGGCCCCCTGGCTGGAGCCGGCCGTGGTCACGGATCCGAGCGATCCCAAGCTCGCGCACCTGGATGGGCTGAACTTGAGCCGGGCGTGGATGCTGGAGGGAATCCTCTCGGGCCTGCCCCCGACGGACAAGCGCCGCCGGGCGCTCCAGGAGACGGCCAGGCGTCACCGCGAGGCGGGCCTCCAGGCGGTGACGGGGGCCCATTATGAGGGGGGGCACTGGCTGGGCAGCTTCGCGGTGTACCTGGTGACGGGCAGGGGCCTGAACCAGCCCTGA
- the mltG gene encoding endolytic transglycosylase MltG: MKRLVLGLCGLLVLGALALGGAYIWAEQGIRRAVAPPGAPPVEFAVVKGTTGKALGPQLVLRGLISDARLWRWHLRRRGAFAPKAGRHLVSPSMTMSEISAALESPPLPDDVPFVVIEGWRLRDTDEALAAAKLIKPGAYLEAASHPERFTAPFPLPKGTLEGYLYPETYGVIPGEFDVEDLVQRQLNTFAERFYLPRKEALSRAGRSLHDVVVMASMLEREEPLPTQRAVVSGILWKRIDKGFPLGVDATSRYELEEWNDRKAFLKRLRDTSDPWNTRHRKGLPPGPIGSPTVASLEAALEPQANEFWYYLHDAQRRLHPSRNAEEHEALRRKYNVY; this comes from the coding sequence ATGAAGCGTCTTGTCCTCGGTCTGTGCGGGCTGCTCGTTCTTGGCGCCCTGGCGTTGGGTGGTGCGTACATCTGGGCGGAGCAGGGAATCCGGCGTGCCGTGGCCCCTCCGGGCGCGCCTCCGGTGGAGTTCGCCGTGGTCAAGGGCACCACGGGCAAGGCCCTTGGGCCGCAACTCGTCCTGCGCGGGTTGATCAGCGACGCCCGGCTCTGGAGATGGCACCTGCGCCGCCGTGGCGCCTTCGCCCCCAAGGCGGGCCGCCACCTGGTGAGCCCGTCCATGACGATGAGCGAAATCTCCGCCGCGCTCGAGTCGCCGCCGCTCCCGGATGACGTGCCCTTCGTCGTCATCGAGGGCTGGCGCCTGCGCGACACCGACGAGGCGCTCGCCGCCGCGAAGCTCATCAAACCAGGCGCCTACCTGGAAGCCGCCAGCCACCCGGAACGCTTCACCGCGCCCTTTCCGCTGCCGAAGGGAACGCTGGAGGGTTACCTCTACCCGGAGACCTATGGCGTCATCCCGGGGGAGTTCGACGTGGAAGACCTCGTCCAGCGGCAGTTGAACACCTTCGCCGAGCGCTTCTACCTGCCTCGCAAGGAAGCGCTGTCACGCGCCGGGCGCAGCCTGCATGACGTGGTGGTGATGGCGTCGATGCTGGAGCGCGAGGAGCCCCTGCCCACCCAGCGCGCCGTGGTGTCGGGCATCCTCTGGAAGCGCATCGACAAGGGCTTCCCGCTGGGCGTGGACGCCACCTCCCGGTATGAGCTGGAGGAGTGGAATGACCGCAAGGCCTTCCTCAAGCGCCTGCGCGACACCTCGGACCCCTGGAACACGCGTCACCGCAAGGGTCTACCGCCCGGCCCCATTGGCTCTCCCACGGTGGCGTCGCTCGAGGCCGCGCTCGAGCCCCAGGCGAACGAGTTCTGGTACTACCTCCATGACGCCCAGAGGCGGCTGCATCCCTCTCGCAACGCCGAGGAACACGAAGCACTGCGCCGCAAGTACAACGTGTACTGA
- a CDS encoding 3-deoxy-7-phosphoheptulonate synthase: MTSRTENLNVVGIDRMSTPAEIKARVPMTDRAAESVLSGRRALMDILDRKDPRLFVIVGPCSIHDPVAGLDYARRLRALADEVRETLCVVMRVYFEKPRTSTGWKGFINDPRMDDSFHIEEGMERGRRFLRDVAELGLPAATEALDPIAPQYYGDLVSWTAIGARTAESQTHREMASGLSTPVGFKNSTDGSLDAAVNGILSASHSHSFLGLNENGVSSIIRTRGNSHGHLVLRGGGGRPNYDTVSITLAEQTLTKAKLPTNVVVDCSHANSYKKPELQPLVMRDVMHQVREGNRSVVGLMIESFIEAGNQPIPTDLSKLRYGCSVTDACVDWSTTEQMLRKAHELLRGVVPNRRAA, translated from the coding sequence ATGACCTCCCGCACTGAAAACCTGAATGTCGTCGGCATCGACCGTATGTCCACTCCCGCGGAGATCAAGGCGCGCGTGCCGATGACCGACCGCGCGGCCGAGTCCGTGCTCTCCGGGCGCCGAGCGCTGATGGACATCCTGGACCGCAAGGATCCACGCCTGTTCGTCATCGTCGGGCCCTGCTCCATCCATGATCCCGTGGCGGGTCTGGACTACGCGCGCCGGTTGCGCGCGCTCGCCGATGAGGTCCGCGAGACCCTCTGCGTGGTGATGCGGGTGTATTTCGAGAAGCCGCGCACCTCCACCGGCTGGAAGGGCTTCATCAACGATCCACGCATGGACGACTCCTTCCACATCGAGGAAGGCATGGAGCGTGGCCGCCGCTTCCTGAGGGACGTGGCGGAGCTGGGCCTGCCCGCCGCCACCGAGGCGCTCGATCCCATCGCACCGCAGTACTACGGCGATCTCGTCTCGTGGACGGCGATCGGGGCGCGCACGGCGGAATCCCAGACCCACCGGGAGATGGCCTCGGGCCTGTCGACGCCGGTGGGCTTCAAGAACAGCACCGACGGCTCCCTGGATGCGGCGGTCAACGGCATCCTCTCCGCCTCGCACTCGCACAGCTTCCTGGGCCTGAACGAGAATGGCGTGTCGTCGATCATCCGCACCCGGGGCAACTCGCACGGGCACCTGGTGCTGCGCGGGGGCGGCGGACGGCCCAACTACGACACCGTGTCGATCACGCTCGCCGAGCAGACGCTCACCAAGGCGAAGCTGCCCACCAACGTCGTCGTCGACTGCTCCCACGCCAACTCCTACAAGAAGCCCGAGTTGCAGCCCCTGGTGATGCGCGACGTGATGCACCAGGTGCGCGAGGGCAACCGCTCGGTGGTGGGCCTGATGATCGAGAGCTTCATCGAGGCGGGCAACCAGCCCATCCCCACGGATCTCTCGAAGCTGCGCTATGGCTGCTCGGTGACGGACGCCTGTGTGGATTGGAGCACCACCGAGCAGATGTTGCGAAAAGCCCATGAGTTGCTGCGCGGCGTGGTCCCCAACCGCCGCGCGGCGTGA
- a CDS encoding type VI secretion system contractile sheath large subunit, which yields MARTRVRWLVAGAFHPTPTGQRFPLTADTFGERLALATRGLSVTVKDRLGAGDASTYALQLDGLDAFALTSVIESQPDLRALRSLHEALSGTRPLAPEEAARLQATVGTGRLAEALHQAHRSSPDARGAALSLLEDALYSTAKDLLQHPLVARLESAWRGLHWLWTHCPPHSGMDIEVLDVAPSGLEDALAASLEGPPLHCPDACFLVDVDGAPDTLSRWAALGERASVPMVVALPLSLGDETRRLASEREFHLPEAWSRLRADETSRWLCAAVNPVVVKAERRGAVRRECFTSPVFAVAALLAASFRDTHAFARLVGAGSATRAPAVWRPRDEGAPVATEVGLSLREQERLASRGLLGVSGWPDSDEVNLVAAPTAHAGRDATPLPAQLLTGRIVRMALELAERLPIQTTQEEVSAVCTRAAEAFLPTGNTKEGCELHGQVVSTGGGERGLHLRAVLRPELAGTPLRLEFTVPLRG from the coding sequence ATGGCCCGCACGCGAGTGCGCTGGCTGGTCGCTGGCGCCTTCCATCCCACGCCCACGGGCCAGCGCTTCCCGCTCACGGCGGACACCTTTGGCGAACGGCTGGCGCTCGCCACGCGCGGGTTGAGCGTCACCGTGAAGGATCGCCTCGGCGCGGGGGACGCGAGCACCTACGCGCTCCAGCTCGACGGACTGGACGCCTTCGCACTCACCTCGGTCATCGAGTCCCAGCCGGATCTGCGAGCCCTGCGCTCGTTGCATGAGGCCTTGTCGGGCACGAGGCCGCTGGCGCCCGAGGAGGCCGCCCGCCTCCAGGCCACCGTGGGCACGGGCCGGCTCGCCGAGGCGCTGCACCAGGCCCACCGCTCGTCCCCGGACGCCCGGGGCGCCGCGCTCTCCCTCCTCGAGGACGCCCTCTACTCCACCGCGAAGGACCTCCTCCAACACCCGCTCGTGGCGCGGTTGGAGTCCGCCTGGCGAGGCCTGCACTGGCTGTGGACACATTGTCCTCCCCACTCGGGCATGGACATCGAGGTGCTCGACGTCGCGCCCTCCGGACTCGAGGACGCCCTCGCCGCGAGTCTCGAGGGCCCTCCGCTCCACTGCCCCGATGCCTGCTTCCTCGTGGACGTGGACGGCGCGCCCGACACCCTGTCCCGGTGGGCCGCCCTCGGAGAGCGAGCCTCCGTGCCCATGGTGGTGGCGCTCCCCCTGTCCCTGGGGGACGAGACACGGCGGCTCGCGAGCGAGCGGGAATTCCATCTTCCGGAGGCCTGGAGCCGGCTGAGGGCCGACGAGACGTCGCGGTGGCTGTGCGCCGCCGTCAATCCCGTGGTGGTGAAGGCGGAGCGGCGAGGCGCCGTGCGGCGCGAGTGCTTCACGAGCCCCGTGTTCGCCGTGGCGGCGCTGCTGGCGGCGAGCTTTCGCGATACCCATGCCTTCGCGCGGCTCGTCGGAGCGGGCAGCGCGACGCGAGCCCCCGCGGTGTGGCGGCCCCGGGACGAGGGCGCGCCCGTGGCGACCGAGGTGGGCCTGTCCCTGCGAGAGCAGGAGCGGCTGGCCTCGCGAGGCCTCCTGGGCGTGAGTGGCTGGCCGGACTCGGACGAGGTGAACCTGGTGGCGGCCCCCACGGCGCACGCGGGCCGGGACGCGACGCCGCTCCCCGCGCAACTTCTCACCGGCCGCATCGTGCGGATGGCCCTGGAGCTGGCTGAACGGCTGCCCATCCAGACCACCCAGGAAGAGGTTTCCGCCGTCTGTACGCGGGCCGCGGAGGCCTTCCTCCCCACGGGAAACACGAAGGAAGGCTGCGAGCTACACGGGCAGGTGGTCTCCACGGGTGGGGGCGAGCGCGGCCTGCACCTGCGCGCCGTGCTGCGACCGGAGCTGGCGGGCACGCCGCTGCGGCTCGAATTCACCGTCCCTCTGCGCGGCTGA